The Sulfitobacter sp. S223 genome has a window encoding:
- a CDS encoding PhoX family phosphatase, whose translation MTRRDIINDPSIGNKAEAYEAFDDIPTNPNLSSTIGEVVAARYSRRDMFKGALAVTTTTALFGTSAMIAPKQAAAAGTSRYNFTELEWGNDTMHHVAEGYDAEILLRWGDPITAEAPEFDVMNQTAAAQLQQFGYNNDYVGFTALNEAGTRGLLCVNHEYTNEEVMFPGLGRQDRDGFRGMTPELIDIEMAAHGGTVVEIEKETTGEWRVERNGKYNRRITPLNTQMTISGPAAGHARMKTNADPEGMTVIGTLNNCAGGMTPWGTYLMAEENFHGYFWTSKLDGDGKPDLSTLPADEAKRHNRYGVPGMWYAWGTTHDRFDIDKEPNEPNRYGWIVEVDPRNPDAMPVKHTALGRFRHEGCETTQAADGRLVVYSGDDNRFDYQYKYVSNGTVSEDMAANSKLLSDGTLFVARFDEDGTIVWLPLVHGTGPLTAENGFNDQGDVMIDTRLAADLLGATPMDRPEDAQPRGDGSVYLMLTNNSKRKPDAVDAANPRPESSFGHIIEIKEDGGDHGAPKGTWSILVKCGDPSVAEVGALWNPETSQNGWFGSPDNAAIDADGRLWVSTDQGGNWGKTGKSDGLYAVETEGEARGTSKLFFRCPVGGEMCGPYFTDDQETLFVAVQHPGTDGTKDLVGFERDSTFEDPATRWPDFDPAMPPRPAVVVVTKQGGGKIAV comes from the coding sequence ATGACACGCAGAGATATCATCAACGACCCGTCCATCGGCAACAAGGCGGAAGCCTACGAGGCATTTGATGACATTCCGACAAACCCGAACCTGAGCAGCACCATCGGCGAGGTCGTGGCAGCGCGCTATTCACGCCGTGATATGTTCAAGGGTGCGCTGGCGGTGACAACAACGACCGCGTTGTTCGGCACTTCTGCGATGATCGCGCCAAAACAGGCTGCGGCCGCTGGCACCTCGCGGTATAACTTCACCGAGCTGGAGTGGGGCAATGACACGATGCACCACGTCGCCGAAGGCTATGACGCCGAGATCCTGCTGCGCTGGGGCGATCCGATCACCGCTGAAGCGCCAGAATTCGACGTCATGAACCAGACGGCGGCTGCCCAGCTTCAGCAGTTCGGATATAACAACGATTACGTCGGCTTCACCGCTCTGAACGAGGCTGGCACACGCGGGCTGCTGTGTGTGAACCACGAATACACCAACGAAGAAGTCATGTTCCCCGGTCTGGGCCGTCAGGACCGCGACGGCTTTAGGGGCATGACACCAGAGCTGATCGACATTGAAATGGCCGCCCACGGCGGTACTGTGGTCGAGATCGAAAAAGAGACAACAGGCGAATGGCGCGTTGAGCGTAACGGCAAATACAACCGCCGCATCACACCGCTGAATACCCAAATGACCATCTCTGGTCCCGCTGCCGGTCACGCCCGCATGAAGACGAATGCCGATCCCGAAGGCATGACGGTCATCGGCACGCTGAACAACTGCGCAGGCGGTATGACCCCATGGGGCACGTACCTCATGGCCGAAGAGAACTTCCACGGCTATTTCTGGACGTCCAAGCTGGATGGTGACGGCAAACCTGACCTGAGCACCCTGCCCGCCGATGAGGCCAAGCGCCACAACCGCTATGGCGTGCCGGGCATGTGGTATGCTTGGGGCACCACCCATGATCGCTTTGACATCGACAAAGAACCGAACGAACCAAACCGCTATGGCTGGATCGTCGAAGTTGACCCGCGCAATCCTGATGCCATGCCCGTTAAGCATACCGCTCTTGGCCGCTTCCGCCATGAGGGGTGTGAGACGACCCAAGCCGCCGATGGCCGCCTTGTGGTCTATTCGGGCGACGACAACCGTTTTGATTATCAGTACAAATATGTCTCCAACGGCACAGTCTCTGAGGATATGGCAGCCAATTCAAAACTGCTGAGTGATGGCACCCTGTTTGTCGCACGCTTTGACGAGGACGGCACGATTGTCTGGCTGCCACTGGTCCACGGCACAGGCCCTCTGACCGCCGAAAACGGGTTCAATGACCAGGGCGATGTCATGATCGACACGCGCCTTGCTGCCGACCTGCTGGGTGCCACCCCTATGGATCGCCCCGAAGACGCACAGCCCCGCGGTGACGGCTCTGTCTATCTGATGCTGACCAACAACTCCAAGCGCAAGCCGGACGCGGTGGATGCGGCCAACCCGCGCCCCGAAAGCTCCTTTGGTCATATCATCGAGATCAAGGAAGACGGTGGCGACCACGGCGCGCCGAAAGGTACTTGGTCGATCCTTGTGAAATGCGGCGACCCTTCGGTTGCCGAAGTCGGCGCACTGTGGAACCCCGAGACATCGCAGAACGGATGGTTCGGGTCCCCTGACAATGCAGCGATCGATGCGGACGGGCGGCTTTGGGTGTCCACCGATCAGGGCGGCAACTGGGGCAAGACCGGCAAATCCGACGGGCTTTATGCGGTGGAGACAGAAGGCGAAGCGCGCGGCACGTCCAAGCTGTTCTTCCGCTGCCCCGTGGGCGGTGAGATGTGCGGCCCCTACTTCACCGATGATCAGGAAACGCTGTTTGTTGCGGTGCAGCACCCCGGCACCGATGGCACCAAGGATCTGGTTGGCTTCGAGCGCGACTCAACCTTTGAGGATCCGGCAACACGCTGGCCTGATTTCGACCCTGCGATGCCACCACGACCTGCCGTGGTTGTTGTCACAAAGCAGGGCGGCGGCAAAATCGCAGTATAA
- a CDS encoding DUF6434 domain-containing protein has product MNKEPPAPCHRTPARIDWHCAPLAPETVITDSYRNTQNVRRFFKSQIGPEFKFNRPFMAWMKANSGQTLGDAVIAYRSFI; this is encoded by the coding sequence ATGAACAAAGAGCCTCCCGCCCCTTGTCACCGGACACCTGCGCGCATCGACTGGCATTGCGCCCCCTTGGCGCCGGAAACGGTTATCACGGACAGCTACCGCAATACCCAGAATGTGAGACGGTTTTTCAAATCCCAGATCGGGCCAGAGTTTAAATTCAACCGCCCCTTCATGGCGTGGATGAAAGCAAACAGCGGCCAGACCCTTGGCGACGCAGTCATCGCATACCGCAGTTTTATCTGA
- a CDS encoding zinc ABC transporter substrate-binding protein — MRSLLASLCLLSSPLAAQEAPRVVTDIAPIRSLVAQVMEGVGSPSLIIPTSASPHSYAMRPSEARALRNADVVVWVGPTLTHWLEEPLDTLSGDAARLTLMALPGTKELAIRPAGMLGGEDAHDQEHDHEAEHEDGHEHADEGHDHEEAHGHEHHGDIDPHGWLSPDNAVQWAGVVAKTLAQIDPDNAQTYMNNWTMLSEEIGEAVQDINVLLAPLHDTPFIVLHDGTQYFEAAFGMQAEAFVIPGDGRSPGPASLKALRDELAEHPVACAFTSPQENTSLLRTVTDGQDTRLAELDPMGNGEEHYADVLRRFADDLATCLSAK, encoded by the coding sequence ATGCGCTCTCTGCTTGCTTCTCTTTGTTTGCTCTCTTCGCCGCTGGCCGCTCAGGAGGCCCCGCGCGTGGTGACCGATATTGCGCCGATCCGGTCCTTGGTCGCGCAGGTGATGGAAGGGGTGGGTAGCCCGTCCTTGATCATTCCTACCAGCGCTTCGCCGCACAGCTATGCCATGCGCCCGTCAGAGGCGCGCGCCCTGCGCAACGCGGATGTCGTGGTCTGGGTTGGCCCTACGCTGACCCACTGGCTGGAGGAGCCGCTGGACACGCTGTCTGGCGATGCCGCGCGTCTGACACTGATGGCACTGCCTGGAACCAAAGAGTTGGCCATACGCCCTGCTGGCATGCTGGGAGGGGAAGATGCACACGACCAAGAGCACGACCATGAGGCTGAACATGAGGATGGTCATGAACATGCGGATGAAGGGCATGATCACGAAGAAGCACACGGGCATGAGCACCACGGTGATATTGATCCCCACGGCTGGCTGTCACCGGATAACGCTGTGCAGTGGGCCGGTGTGGTTGCCAAGACCTTGGCGCAGATAGATCCCGACAACGCCCAGACCTATATGAACAACTGGACCATGCTGAGCGAGGAGATCGGTGAGGCTGTGCAAGACATCAACGTGCTGTTGGCGCCGTTGCATGACACGCCGTTTATCGTGCTGCATGATGGCACCCAGTATTTCGAGGCTGCCTTCGGCATGCAGGCCGAAGCCTTTGTGATCCCCGGTGATGGCCGCAGCCCGGGCCCGGCGAGCCTCAAGGCATTGCGGGATGAGCTGGCCGAGCATCCAGTTGCTTGCGCCTTTACCTCGCCTCAGGAAAACACATCTTTGTTGCGCACAGTCACAGACGGTCAGGACACACGCTTGGCCGAGCTTGATCCGATGGGTAACGGGGAAGAGCATTACGCCGACGTGCTGCGCCGCTTTGCCGATGATCTGGCCACGTGCCTGTCGGCCAAGTAG
- a CDS encoding Fur family transcriptional regulator, producing MSDAIGFQCRDHSACKQTMLAQAQDHCADAGLRLTPVRRRTLEILLAEHRALGAYDVLARLSADGMGTQPPVAYRALDFLVKAGFAHKIEALNAYTACVHPGHSHTPAFLICRNCETVAEADTSPAEGRLGDAARAAGFVIERTVVEATGICPDCAGVAA from the coding sequence ATGTCGGATGCCATCGGCTTTCAATGCCGCGATCACAGCGCCTGCAAACAGACCATGCTTGCCCAAGCGCAAGATCATTGCGCAGATGCGGGTCTGCGCCTGACCCCTGTCCGCCGCCGCACGCTGGAAATACTGTTGGCCGAGCACCGCGCGCTGGGGGCCTATGACGTGCTGGCGCGGCTGTCGGCAGATGGTATGGGCACCCAGCCACCCGTCGCCTATCGGGCGCTGGATTTTCTGGTAAAGGCTGGGTTCGCCCATAAGATCGAAGCCCTGAATGCCTATACCGCCTGCGTACATCCGGGACATAGCCACACACCTGCCTTTCTGATCTGCCGCAACTGCGAGACGGTGGCAGAGGCCGACACCTCCCCCGCCGAAGGCCGGTTGGGCGATGCAGCGCGCGCGGCAGGATTTGTGATTGAACGCACAGTGGTCGAAGCCACAGGGATTTGCCCTGATTGCGCTGGAGTTGCCGCATGA
- a CDS encoding metal ABC transporter ATP-binding protein, whose protein sequence is MSPLIETRNLRLAYGGRTVLRDVNIKIDRGEIVTIVGPNGSGKSSLLRALIGAVRPLEGSVRRAPGLRIGYVPQSLAIDATLPLTVSRFLNLPVRVSADVAHAALVDAGVGDLGQRQLGALSGGQFQRVLLARALLQQPDILILDEATQGLDQPGSAKFYQQIDAVRRTRGCAVLMVSHDLHVVMAASDRVLCLNGHVCCEGTPQVVADAPEYRALFGTGTEGALALYRHHHDHSHSHDHDHDAHDHKEPAA, encoded by the coding sequence ATGAGCCCGCTGATCGAAACACGGAACCTGCGCCTCGCCTATGGCGGACGCACCGTCTTGCGTGATGTGAACATCAAAATTGATCGCGGCGAGATCGTCACCATTGTCGGGCCGAACGGGTCTGGCAAGTCCTCCCTACTACGGGCGCTCATTGGCGCGGTGCGGCCACTGGAGGGGTCGGTGCGGCGCGCGCCCGGCCTACGCATCGGATACGTGCCCCAGTCTTTGGCGATTGATGCAACCCTGCCGCTGACGGTATCGCGGTTTCTGAACCTGCCTGTAAGGGTCAGCGCCGACGTCGCTCATGCCGCGCTGGTTGATGCTGGCGTGGGGGATTTGGGCCAAAGGCAGCTTGGTGCCTTGTCGGGCGGGCAGTTTCAACGGGTACTACTTGCCCGCGCCTTGCTGCAACAACCTGATATCCTGATTCTTGACGAAGCCACCCAGGGGTTGGACCAACCGGGGTCGGCGAAATTCTACCAACAGATTGACGCGGTGCGCCGGACCCGTGGATGTGCCGTGCTGATGGTCAGCCATGATTTGCACGTAGTCATGGCCGCCTCAGACCGCGTTCTGTGCCTGAACGGGCATGTCTGCTGCGAAGGAACGCCACAGGTGGTTGCGGATGCGCCTGAATACCGCGCGTTGTTCGGCACCGGTACGGAAGGCGCGCTTGCGCTCTATCGTCACCATCACGACCACAGCCATTCCCACGACCATGACCACGATGCTCACGACCATAAGGAGCCCGCAGCATGA